In Desulforegula conservatrix Mb1Pa, the following proteins share a genomic window:
- a CDS encoding vWA domain-containing protein: protein MSDTGKAKESKKIWDSALELLWQKSRFTSYFYQSVQFAVDDSIPTLGLTSSDYRPLIIYNPDFVISKNKEELVGLLVHELLHIVFDHDHRSSVHTAKGQDMYMQNLCQDMVVNSYILNPDTRFFSGAKKNAEIILPIGVPVIPKAFYQETGNNDPTWEEVFQWITNRGPGQLIEFINEVRKHLTHEKREHVPVPYEAIEKAKQEDSFEILEEKNALVFKNPNGGTSHAGVHFMDMESNRRQLKASLKRIIRFSDSITDSHNDRIYQDIRRMITTPLSIDMSFRKKIRSIVDKTAPSNEWKYSASKFSRRYADSGIYSPGRVFREKERIIVAVDVSASMTITPREIEAAFGAIEGLLDRYRVHLICIDETLFTPRRDGTRNSNSDDPEKPFIYKKGDWKIIKTGSSGTTIFAPMFNSFLKNRHEMVIVITDGYIYDLEQLRPYPKTIWLVSGNRTEPFRPHFGHVEKIKIVGSQR, encoded by the coding sequence ATGTCTGATACAGGCAAAGCAAAAGAATCAAAAAAAATCTGGGACTCAGCCCTGGAGCTTCTCTGGCAAAAAAGCAGATTTACGTCTTATTTTTACCAGTCAGTTCAGTTTGCGGTGGATGATTCAATTCCTACGCTCGGCCTGACATCGTCCGATTACAGACCTCTCATCATATACAATCCTGATTTCGTTATCTCAAAAAACAAAGAAGAACTTGTCGGGCTTCTGGTTCACGAGCTTCTGCATATAGTCTTTGACCATGATCACAGATCATCTGTACACACTGCTAAGGGCCAGGACATGTATATGCAGAATCTGTGTCAGGATATGGTGGTGAACAGCTATATTCTTAATCCAGATACTCGCTTTTTCTCTGGCGCTAAAAAAAATGCTGAAATCATTCTTCCGATCGGCGTGCCAGTAATTCCAAAGGCATTTTATCAGGAAACCGGGAATAATGATCCAACATGGGAAGAGGTCTTTCAATGGATCACGAATAGAGGGCCAGGACAGCTTATTGAATTCATAAATGAAGTTAGAAAGCATCTGACTCATGAAAAACGTGAACACGTCCCAGTTCCGTACGAAGCAATAGAAAAGGCTAAACAGGAAGATTCCTTTGAGATACTTGAAGAAAAAAATGCCTTGGTTTTCAAAAATCCCAACGGAGGAACCTCGCACGCAGGGGTTCATTTCATGGATATGGAAAGCAACAGGAGGCAGTTAAAGGCCAGCCTCAAAAGGATAATCAGATTCTCGGACAGCATAACAGACTCTCATAATGACAGGATCTATCAGGATATCAGAAGGATGATAACCACGCCTTTATCCATTGATATGTCTTTCAGAAAAAAGATCAGGTCTATTGTGGATAAAACCGCACCATCAAATGAATGGAAATATTCCGCCTCAAAATTCAGCAGAAGATACGCTGACAGCGGAATATATTCTCCAGGCAGGGTATTCAGGGAAAAGGAAAGAATAATTGTGGCTGTGGATGTTTCAGCGTCCATGACCATCACGCCAAGAGAGATCGAGGCTGCTTTCGGAGCCATAGAAGGACTTCTTGACAGATACAGGGTTCATCTTATCTGCATTGACGAAACGCTTTTCACACCAAGGCGGGACGGAACAAGAAATTCAAATTCAGACGATCCTGAAAAACCTTTCATATATAAAAAAGGTGACTGGAAGATCATAAAAACAGGCAGCAGCGGAACAACCATTTTTGCGCCCATGTTCAATTCATTCCTTAAAAACAGGCATGAAATGGTAATCGTGATCACAGACGGATACATTTATGATCTCGAACAGCTCAGACCATACCCCAAAACGATCTGGCTGGTATCCGGAAACAGAACCGAACCATTCAGACCGCATTTTGGGCATGTTGAGAAAATAAAAATTGTAGGAAGTCAGAGATAA